A region of Cardinium endosymbiont of Sogatella furcifera DNA encodes the following proteins:
- a CDS encoding sodium:solute symporter family transporter: MTSLNIPLLMVVAFLLFTLAVGFYFSRKTTTFREYAVGNKQFATATLVATMLATNFGGGGLVREVEKIHDIGLYWIIFLIFDSSFCIWIISRLAVRMRPFMKHLSMAETIGHVYGKYPRIITAISNICRSIVSLSIQIVVISKTISICVGPVDSGEITILATLILIAYSAFGGIRSVTFTDVLQFLTFSMIIPLLAWFVFIKTEIPISEVIASLQRRGKFQFSTVLHFDTKLAAIVSLILSGIVYYIKPTTIQRLYMASDPLQAQKVFSYGSIFSLLIEGCIILVGLFIFVGTPDLPKEKIWPYIMHNIPPTFKGCFSISLLAMSMSTADSYLNSCAVMVSHDIVGSIRGVKKTLYIYQIRVARLTTIVIGLCAMCVAFWCRDLLKLMFLAIDFSIPIVTAPFILSVFGFRGTSRTALIGMATGTLAILVWSKWVEPLDPEIGIDGAFSCMLANGLAMMAAHYFLKQPKGTGWVKPDSIFTQIKQENARKRAERRETIKNVWVNRKVILANLVPSHTTIVYIGCYTTVTSLLAYFIEHITHHGSWLILQLFVSTCFLGYPFIYDISKKIRLIPAWSIGLCWLIGLTLYLPLNLFWHSWNAENSIFTTSLSLAHCAVILWVLPLYLGIAGLVLTLLVVIYPTSNGLPYPVLCSLLPTFIFILIMFLFTIIICLKVNLGNCMKQVRYLKNQEEIRASQQLKAFLYDVALVPSNGAAPPKGYGFILNQVVRKVEESISFLDNHTPLFKEDLQSIINKFYDWIIYFNRREKAKDHALLQPDKITLEKLIRKVEIALSQEVAAPPKLLVETTSLPNGEPCLDMVCDIHQVVYSLVKSILRIGKLEGPNVPIISIQLYATSLQFKRADPIDSSHAAFIDFQATALVISQATIDSGALLKVKEVYNDTIDATEAQGKKKVLPSIDLEQDTISTIVRAHYGYLEVSIDSQHPTMLLVFPSNVTDILDNMTVELPLDCLTSEGLATPKEQANSMMALMRFHDYICKASHAEDPIDIKIISGLLLLLRQHFGFKRHASGQLFYVRAVGITELVIEWVFHSPKVIYASLLYELVRHTCLPISYIKEHYNLGVYAFVLNVIGIDKRQDLDHPSLLYVQNRLKEAIKEDHVQLSVLFIKLAERLYDLRHAAGYIHLQEVAHMAKETLAIDVRLANEYLGPEIGKLLEKAAKQALEDCKNKENSKRKDKDS, from the coding sequence ATGACATCTCTTAATATACCCCTTTTAATGGTCGTGGCCTTTTTATTATTCACACTAGCCGTGGGATTTTATTTTAGTAGAAAAACAACCACCTTCCGAGAATATGCAGTAGGGAATAAACAGTTTGCTACAGCTACGTTAGTAGCTACAATGTTGGCTACTAATTTTGGTGGAGGAGGGTTGGTGCGTGAGGTAGAGAAAATCCATGATATCGGACTTTATTGGATAATATTTCTAATTTTCGATAGCAGTTTTTGCATTTGGATTATTAGTCGATTGGCAGTACGTATGAGACCATTTATGAAACACCTCTCTATGGCAGAGACCATAGGGCATGTATATGGTAAGTATCCAAGGATTATTACTGCTATATCTAATATTTGTCGATCTATTGTTAGTCTTTCCATCCAAATTGTTGTAATCTCTAAAACAATTAGTATCTGTGTAGGACCAGTTGACTCCGGAGAAATTACAATCCTCGCTACCTTAATTCTTATTGCTTATTCTGCTTTTGGGGGTATTCGTTCGGTTACCTTTACAGATGTATTGCAGTTTCTAACCTTTTCCATGATTATTCCTCTTTTAGCTTGGTTTGTTTTTATAAAAACAGAGATCCCCATATCAGAAGTTATTGCTTCTTTACAAAGACGGGGAAAATTTCAGTTTAGCACTGTATTGCATTTTGATACTAAGCTAGCAGCTATAGTTTCGCTGATTTTATCTGGCATAGTGTATTATATAAAACCTACAACTATCCAGAGATTATATATGGCTTCAGACCCACTTCAGGCCCAAAAAGTTTTCTCATATGGTAGTATTTTTAGTCTTCTTATAGAAGGTTGTATTATTCTAGTGGGTCTGTTTATTTTTGTTGGAACACCTGATTTACCAAAAGAAAAGATTTGGCCCTATATAATGCACAATATCCCCCCTACTTTTAAAGGTTGTTTTTCCATTAGTTTGCTAGCCATGTCTATGTCTACAGCTGATTCGTACTTAAATTCTTGTGCCGTTATGGTTAGTCATGATATTGTGGGAAGTATCCGAGGAGTAAAAAAAACTCTTTATATCTATCAAATACGGGTAGCTAGGCTGACTACTATAGTAATTGGCCTGTGTGCTATGTGTGTAGCTTTTTGGTGCAGGGATTTATTGAAATTAATGTTTCTAGCTATTGACTTTTCAATACCCATAGTAACTGCTCCTTTTATATTATCGGTTTTTGGTTTTCGAGGCACTTCTCGTACAGCCCTAATTGGTATGGCTACAGGTACACTAGCTATTTTAGTTTGGAGCAAATGGGTTGAACCACTTGATCCAGAGATAGGTATAGATGGTGCTTTCTCTTGTATGTTAGCCAATGGATTAGCCATGATGGCAGCCCATTATTTTCTCAAACAGCCAAAAGGTACAGGTTGGGTTAAGCCAGATAGCATATTTACACAAATTAAACAAGAAAATGCCCGTAAGCGCGCGGAACGAAGAGAAACAATTAAAAATGTTTGGGTAAATAGAAAGGTTATATTGGCTAATCTGGTACCCAGCCATACTACGATTGTATATATAGGATGCTATACTACCGTCACTAGTTTGCTAGCTTATTTTATAGAGCATATTACCCATCATGGTTCTTGGCTTATACTTCAACTCTTTGTATCTACTTGTTTTTTAGGTTATCCATTTATTTATGATATCTCGAAAAAGATAAGATTGATTCCAGCTTGGTCTATTGGCCTATGTTGGCTAATAGGCCTAACGCTTTATCTGCCTCTAAATTTATTTTGGCATTCGTGGAATGCGGAAAACTCCATCTTTACCACATCATTATCTTTAGCCCATTGCGCCGTAATCTTATGGGTATTGCCACTCTATCTAGGCATAGCAGGTTTAGTACTCACTTTATTAGTGGTTATTTATCCGACTTCTAATGGATTACCCTATCCAGTATTATGCTCATTACTCCCGACATTTATATTTATATTGATTATGTTTCTATTTACCATTATTATTTGTTTGAAAGTCAACCTAGGTAATTGTATGAAGCAAGTGCGCTACCTAAAAAATCAAGAAGAAATTAGAGCATCCCAACAACTCAAAGCATTCCTCTATGACGTGGCTCTCGTTCCCTCCAATGGAGCTGCTCCACCTAAAGGGTATGGCTTTATTTTAAACCAAGTAGTGCGTAAAGTTGAAGAATCTATCTCTTTTTTAGACAACCATACTCCACTTTTTAAAGAAGATCTTCAAAGTATTATTAATAAATTTTATGACTGGATCATCTATTTTAATAGAAGAGAAAAAGCTAAGGATCATGCACTACTACAACCTGATAAAATCACTTTAGAAAAGTTGATACGTAAGGTAGAGATTGCTTTATCTCAAGAAGTAGCTGCTCCACCTAAGCTGCTGGTAGAAACTACAAGTCTTCCTAATGGAGAACCATGTCTCGATATGGTATGCGATATCCATCAAGTAGTCTATTCATTGGTTAAGTCTATTTTACGAATTGGTAAGCTAGAGGGCCCAAATGTACCTATTATTAGCATACAACTGTATGCCACTTCTTTGCAATTTAAGCGAGCTGATCCTATTGATAGCAGCCATGCTGCCTTTATAGATTTTCAAGCTACTGCTTTAGTAATTAGCCAGGCTACTATTGATTCTGGTGCACTTCTTAAGGTAAAGGAGGTTTATAATGATACAATAGATGCTACAGAAGCTCAAGGCAAGAAAAAGGTACTACCATCCATAGATCTGGAGCAAGACACCATATCCACTATAGTGCGTGCCCATTATGGCTATTTGGAAGTTTCTATTGATAGCCAGCACCCTACTATGTTGCTCGTATTTCCTAGCAATGTTACGGATATTCTAGATAATATGACTGTCGAATTGCCTCTAGATTGTTTAACCTCAGAAGGACTAGCCACGCCTAAAGAGCAAGCTAATTCTATGATGGCATTAATGAGGTTCCATGACTATATTTGTAAAGCGTCTCATGCAGAGGATCCTATTGATATAAAAATCATTTCAGGGTTGCTTTTACTGTTAAGGCAGCATTTTGGATTTAAACGGCATGCTTCTGGTCAATTGTTTTATGTGCGTGCGGTAGGGATTACTGAATTAGTGATAGAATGGGTTTTTCACTCTCCTAAAGTGATTTATGCTTCTTTGCTCTATGAGCTTGTGCGCCATACTTGTTTACCTATTTCTTACATTAAAGAACATTATAATTTAGGTGTCTATGCCTTTGTGTTAAATGTAATAGGCATAGATAAGCGCCAAGACTTAGATCATCCTTCTTTGCTCTATGTGCAGAATCGATTGAAAGAGGCGATCAAGGAAGATCACGTACAACTTTCGGTCCTCTTTATTAAACTAGCTGAACGACTCTATGACCTACGCCACGCAGCAGGATATATTCATCTACAAGAAGTAGCGCATATGGCTAAAGAAACGTTAGCCATAGATGTTAGGTTAGCAAACGAATATTTGGGGCCAGAGATAGGAAAGCTATTAGAAAAAGCCGCTAAACAAGCGCTAGAGGATTGTAAAAATAAAGAAAATAGTAAAAGAAAGGATAAAGATAGTTAA
- a CDS encoding ankyrin repeat domain-containing protein — MHAKDDHENTFLHWAAVINDIGRLNKLLKIEGIDVNAKNTYGDTSLHFAACEGNVEHIQMLLTIKEINVNIKNRDGDTALHLAVYAKHLNIIQILLDQPFINVNSKDKDDLTPLHLATNNGDVETVELLLNTIGIDINARDKDDNTPLHLAAYSGKIEVVQLLLENKFININAKNKYSSTALHLATCQAYLEVSKVLLKTKGVNVRIKNQYNQTPVDIAKWSFYHEYVDQLRQSYAWEQHAL; from the coding sequence ATGCATGCAAAAGATGACCACGAGAATACTTTCCTACATTGGGCAGCAGTCATTAATGATATAGGGCGCCTTAACAAACTACTTAAAATTGAAGGAATTGATGTGAATGCAAAAAATACATATGGAGATACCTCGTTACATTTTGCAGCATGTGAAGGTAATGTAGAACACATTCAAATGTTATTGACAATAAAAGAAATTAATGTCAATATTAAAAATAGAGATGGTGATACTGCACTACATTTGGCAGTATATGCAAAGCATTTAAATATTATTCAAATATTATTGGATCAACCTTTTATTAACGTAAATAGTAAAGATAAAGATGACTTGACGCCTCTTCATTTAGCAACCAATAATGGTGATGTAGAAACAGTTGAACTATTATTGAATACAATAGGTATTGATATAAATGCCAGAGATAAAGATGATAATACGCCTTTACATTTAGCGGCATACAGTGGAAAAATAGAAGTAGTACAACTGCTACTGGAGAACAAATTTATAAATATCAATGCAAAAAATAAATATAGCAGTACTGCATTGCATTTGGCAACTTGTCAGGCGTACTTAGAAGTGTCTAAAGTATTACTTAAAACAAAAGGCGTTAATGTACGCATTAAAAATCAGTATAACCAAACGCCTGTTGATATAGCCAAATGGTCTTTTTACCATGAATATGTTGATCAATTACGCCAGTCTTATGCATGGGAACAGCATGCACTATAA
- a CDS encoding Rpn family recombination-promoting nuclease/putative transposase — MSTRLKHDALVKKILTQQEAAQEFLAHYLPSEVKGKLDLTRITIERESYVEHKLRKSLSDLVYSVRTKDNDQAFVYILIEAEVKPNYWIALKLWQYMLRLCERHKKRDKDKLPLIVPILFYHGSRPFNAPKNLWALFSGPKLAKQLMGGDYKLVDLQSISDDDIKQKKYLGMLEYVMKHIYQRDILNLWEEFLQNFKPYILLDKEKGYIHIKNFLWYTDSKLPEDKQKDLERIIDQHLPEQDKEDIMRTIAQKYREEGVQIGQKKGKLMGIQIGQEKGKLEGKLEGKLEIARVLLSEGESIERVIRLTGLSTAQLKGLKPTN; from the coding sequence ATGTCAACCAGACTAAAACATGATGCACTAGTTAAGAAAATCCTAACACAACAAGAGGCTGCTCAAGAGTTTTTAGCCCATTATTTACCATCAGAGGTCAAAGGAAAGTTAGATTTAACCCGAATTACTATTGAAAGAGAATCTTATGTGGAGCATAAGCTCAGGAAATCCCTAAGTGATCTAGTCTACTCGGTACGAACGAAAGATAATGACCAGGCATTTGTCTACATACTTATAGAGGCAGAGGTAAAACCTAATTACTGGATTGCACTGAAATTGTGGCAATATATGCTTCGTTTATGTGAGCGCCATAAAAAAAGAGATAAAGACAAATTACCTCTGATCGTACCCATTTTGTTCTACCATGGTAGTAGACCCTTTAATGCACCAAAGAATTTATGGGCATTATTTAGTGGTCCAAAGCTTGCTAAACAGCTTATGGGTGGAGACTATAAACTGGTAGATTTACAGTCCATATCAGATGATGATATCAAGCAAAAGAAATATCTAGGAATGCTTGAATATGTTATGAAACATATCTATCAGCGAGATATTCTTAATCTATGGGAGGAATTTTTACAAAACTTTAAACCTTATATTCTACTTGACAAAGAAAAAGGCTATATTCATATTAAAAATTTCTTATGGTACACTGATAGCAAATTACCTGAAGATAAACAAAAAGACTTAGAAAGAATCATCGATCAACATTTACCTGAACAAGATAAAGAAGATATTATGAGAACTATAGCACAAAAATATAGGGAAGAAGGGGTTCAAATTGGTCAGAAAAAAGGGAAACTAATGGGTATCCAAATTGGCCAAGAAAAAGGCAAGCTAGAGGGAAAGTTAGAGGGCAAGCTAGAAATAGCTAGAGTCCTATTGTCCGAAGGAGAATCGATAGAAAGAGTCATACGCCTAACCGGCCTATCTACTGCTCAGCTTAAAGGCCTTAAACCAACTAACTAG
- a CDS encoding IS256 family transposase, producing the protein MNNDYVGLVDYKDLEENILSSIRLGKPLTGKGGALTPLIKKLLEASLEGEMAHHLSSERIVNNRRNGKSCKTFRTSSGSFDLVTPRDRTGSFDPQIVKKRQTNLHPELETKILSMFSSGMSYKSIAAHIEEIYDHKVSAAEISAITDSLLPVINEWRNRPLQSVYPIVFMDGMFFKVKEDGKCVSKCLYTLLGIDQEGKKEVLGFYLSESEGANFWLGVLNELKARGVEDILIACVDGLKSFPAAINNAFPNAQVQVCVVHQIRNSIKYVASKDVKRFLTDLKQVYQASNKEVAEHYLLELEEKWGEKYPMVIKSWQNNWEHLSGYFKYSDPVRRLIYTTNPIESLHRQIRQFTKTKGAFTSVNALYKSVYCAIKKMEDKWTMPLRNWALTISQIDIFFPGRVKSELT; encoded by the coding sequence ATGAACAATGATTACGTTGGTTTAGTAGATTATAAAGATTTGGAGGAAAACATTTTGTCCTCTATCCGTTTAGGTAAGCCATTGACAGGCAAAGGTGGGGCATTAACCCCTCTGATAAAAAAGCTTCTAGAGGCGAGTCTAGAAGGTGAGATGGCCCATCATTTGTCTAGTGAGAGGATAGTAAATAATCGAAGGAATGGTAAAAGTTGTAAAACTTTTCGTACAAGCTCTGGTTCCTTTGACTTGGTAACCCCTAGAGATAGAACAGGTAGTTTCGATCCACAAATAGTTAAAAAGCGTCAAACAAATCTTCATCCTGAACTGGAAACCAAGATTTTAAGCATGTTTTCTAGTGGTATGAGCTATAAGTCTATAGCCGCTCATATTGAAGAAATCTATGATCATAAAGTATCAGCTGCTGAAATATCGGCTATTACAGATAGCTTATTGCCAGTAATAAATGAATGGCGTAACCGTCCTCTTCAATCGGTCTACCCCATAGTTTTTATGGATGGTATGTTTTTTAAGGTTAAAGAAGATGGGAAATGTGTAAGTAAATGTCTGTATACCTTATTAGGCATAGATCAAGAGGGTAAAAAAGAAGTGTTAGGCTTCTATTTATCTGAAAGTGAGGGAGCTAATTTCTGGTTAGGTGTACTCAACGAGCTTAAGGCAAGGGGTGTAGAAGATATCCTTATTGCCTGTGTTGATGGACTAAAAAGCTTCCCTGCAGCCATTAATAACGCTTTTCCCAATGCACAGGTGCAGGTCTGTGTAGTACACCAGATACGCAATTCCATCAAGTATGTAGCTAGCAAAGATGTAAAACGTTTTTTAACTGATTTAAAGCAAGTATATCAAGCTTCAAATAAGGAAGTTGCAGAACATTATCTATTGGAATTAGAAGAAAAATGGGGAGAAAAGTATCCAATGGTTATCAAATCTTGGCAAAACAACTGGGAGCATTTGTCTGGTTACTTTAAATATTCAGATCCTGTCAGAAGGCTAATTTATACGACCAATCCAATAGAAAGCCTCCATAGACAAATTAGACAGTTTACCAAAACAAAAGGGGCATTTACCAGTGTCAATGCTTTGTATAAATCAGTATATTGCGCTATCAAGAAGATGGAGGATAAATGGACTATGCCGCTCAGAAACTGGGCACTGACCATATCTCAGATAGACATCTTTTTTCCTGGAAGAGTCAAATCTGAGTTGACGTGA
- a CDS encoding Rpn family recombination-promoting nuclease/putative transposase: MQLIRQHLKEKGNVLLPVILNICIYNGQKAYKGSNSLLSMFSDPEEVFN, encoded by the coding sequence ATTCAGCTAATACGCCAGCATTTAAAAGAAAAAGGTAATGTTCTTTTACCGGTCATATTAAATATCTGTATATATAATGGCCAAAAAGCATATAAAGGTTCAAATAGTTTATTATCAATGTTTTCTGATCCTGAGGAAGTGTTCAATTAA
- a CDS encoding reverse transcriptase domain-containing protein: MLRAKAQPSRRVWIPKPGKNDKRPLGIITISDRAKQTLMKMALEPEWEAKFAPNTYGFRPGRSCHDAIEAIFITMVKKTAYVLDADIAECFDKIDQNVLLEKLNTTPTFKRIIKGWLNAGVMEDRKFISTPQGTIQGGTISPLLACVALHGLEDHIKKELSKELFQFMKKKRGKASCKEAQRYISVIFYADDFVVIHEDEEIIKKAKVIVETWLKTIGLELKPSKTKISHTVKGDQPGFDFLGFNIRHVPTKHNKKGYKLSIKPSHKSSKHHNLKIKHKLKQMRGMTQEVVIKELNSIIKGWSQYYASSIGSKRNFSRMDDLMHKKLWKWAMYRHPNKGKRWIKRRYFKKYGNDNWRFMTSNKITLIKHGDHDIKKHVKVQGTRSPYDGDWIYWGNRLKKIPDKSPRVIKLLNLQQGKCDYCQLWFKHDDILEIHHRDRNRRNNTYQNLSMLHGHCHDELHRRCA, encoded by the coding sequence ATATTAAGAGCTAAAGCACAACCATCCAGACGAGTTTGGATTCCCAAACCTGGGAAAAATGACAAAAGACCGTTAGGCATTATCACTATATCTGATAGAGCAAAACAAACACTTATGAAAATGGCCCTGGAACCAGAGTGGGAAGCAAAGTTTGCTCCAAACACTTATGGTTTTAGACCTGGGCGGTCATGTCATGATGCAATTGAAGCAATATTCATCACTATGGTCAAAAAAACTGCATATGTTTTAGACGCAGATATTGCTGAATGTTTTGATAAGATCGACCAAAACGTACTATTGGAAAAACTCAACACTACCCCCACCTTTAAAAGAATTATAAAAGGTTGGCTAAACGCTGGAGTAATGGAAGATAGAAAGTTTATATCCACACCACAAGGTACAATACAAGGTGGAACAATATCTCCACTCTTGGCCTGCGTGGCACTGCATGGATTGGAAGATCATATCAAGAAAGAGCTGAGCAAAGAACTTTTTCAGTTTATGAAAAAGAAAAGAGGGAAAGCATCATGTAAAGAAGCTCAACGATATATCAGTGTAATATTCTATGCTGATGACTTTGTTGTTATTCACGAGGATGAAGAAATCATTAAAAAGGCAAAGGTTATAGTCGAAACATGGTTAAAAACCATTGGTTTAGAACTAAAACCATCAAAGACGAAGATTTCACATACAGTAAAAGGCGACCAACCAGGATTTGACTTTCTAGGATTTAACATACGACATGTTCCAACAAAACACAATAAGAAAGGTTACAAGTTATCTATTAAACCAAGTCATAAATCCAGTAAACACCACAATCTAAAGATCAAACATAAGCTTAAGCAAATGCGAGGAATGACACAGGAAGTAGTAATAAAAGAACTCAATTCTATCATTAAAGGATGGAGTCAATATTATGCTTCTTCTATAGGATCAAAGAGGAACTTTAGCAGAATGGATGATCTGATGCATAAAAAACTTTGGAAATGGGCAATGTATAGACACCCCAACAAAGGGAAACGTTGGATTAAAAGACGATACTTCAAAAAGTATGGCAATGACAATTGGCGATTTATGACAAGTAATAAAATTACACTTATTAAGCATGGAGACCATGACATTAAAAAGCATGTCAAAGTGCAAGGAACCCGCTCACCATACGATGGTGATTGGATTTACTGGGGGAATCGTCTAAAGAAAATACCAGATAAGTCACCAAGAGTAATAAAACTATTGAATCTACAACAGGGTAAATGTGACTATTGCCAACTTTGGTTCAAACATGATGATATCTTAGAAATACATCATAGAGACCGAAACAGACGCAATAATACATACCAAAACCTATCTATGTTGCATGGACATTGTCATGATGAATTACACAGAAGGTGTGCATGA
- a CDS encoding reverse transcriptase N-terminal domain-containing protein: MDQDKTWYKWDIIPWRKLEKKVFKLQKRIYQAEKRKDIKNVHKLQKLLLNSISAKLLAVRRVTQDNRGRKSAGIDGKANLNQEERIELAYSLDIKS, from the coding sequence ATGGACCAAGATAAAACTTGGTATAAATGGGATATAATTCCCTGGCGTAAGCTAGAGAAAAAAGTATTCAAGCTACAAAAGCGAATTTACCAAGCTGAAAAACGTAAGGATATCAAGAATGTACATAAACTTCAAAAACTATTACTTAATTCCATAAGTGCAAAATTGCTAGCAGTCAGAAGAGTAACTCAGGACAATAGAGGAAGAAAGAGCGCTGGTATTGATGGGAAAGCAAATCTTAACCAAGAAGAAAGAATAGAATTAGCCTATTCATTAGATATTAAGAGCTAA
- a CDS encoding Rpn family recombination-promoting nuclease/putative transposase, with protein sequence MSKKKNKEKDKKEGADKPHDSVFKNTFCNKEAMLDFLAYNLPSDLFIKIDQENLELTNKSFVDPVGRRGESDLVFKTNINGQEGYLYILCEHQSIEDSYMPLRFMEYVRPASRGFVMVQFHLP encoded by the coding sequence ATGAGTAAGAAAAAAAACAAGGAAAAGGATAAAAAAGAAGGAGCGGACAAACCTCACGACAGCGTTTTTAAAAATACTTTTTGTAATAAAGAAGCTATGCTAGATTTTCTGGCTTACAATCTACCTTCCGATCTATTTATTAAAATAGATCAAGAAAATTTAGAACTGACCAATAAAAGCTTTGTGGACCCAGTTGGAAGAAGAGGAGAGTCTGATTTAGTGTTCAAAACCAATATAAATGGGCAGGAAGGATACCTGTATATTCTTTGCGAGCATCAATCTATTGAAGATTCGTATATGCCCCTGCGTTTTATGGAGTATGTGCGACCCGCAAGTCGTGGTTTTGTGATGGTTCAATTCCATCTTCCCTAG
- a CDS encoding JAB domain-containing protein, whose protein sequence is MIIRLRNQDKIAIHNSYDAHKIMQHILNRDKEIDLTKEHFWTIALDIRKIIVNIELLGIGSSYRVAVPLKDIFCIPYQKKAATLILIHNHPSGRFTPSETDIDFTDHVTRIGDIVNIQVVDHLILGGYRGKTNHYYSFKDQHIMEGLELSTKYLLKPEAEALFMKQITQLNNIIELQKENNKLIFKKGEEDKSLAIAKAMIQEGEPIEKIIRFTGLSEPDIQQLS, encoded by the coding sequence ATGATAATCAGATTAAGAAATCAGGATAAAATTGCTATTCATAATTCTTATGATGCACATAAGATTATGCAGCATATATTAAATCGTGATAAGGAAATAGACCTGACTAAAGAACATTTCTGGACTATCGCACTGGATATAAGAAAAATAATAGTCAATATAGAACTCCTTGGTATAGGCTCATCTTATAGGGTAGCTGTCCCGCTAAAGGATATCTTTTGTATACCTTATCAAAAAAAAGCAGCCACGCTTATCCTTATTCATAATCATCCTAGTGGTCGTTTCACACCATCAGAAACAGATATAGATTTTACAGATCACGTTACAAGAATAGGCGACATAGTGAATATACAAGTAGTAGACCATCTGATCCTAGGTGGCTACAGGGGTAAAACCAATCATTATTATAGCTTTAAGGATCAACATATCATGGAAGGGTTAGAATTAAGTACAAAATATTTACTTAAACCTGAGGCAGAAGCACTATTCATGAAACAAATTACTCAACTCAATAATATAATAGAACTTCAAAAAGAAAATAATAAGTTAATCTTTAAAAAAGGGGAAGAGGACAAATCCCTTGCTATAGCTAAGGCAATGATCCAAGAAGGTGAACCCATAGAAAAGATTATACGGTTTACAGGTTTATCTGAGCCTGACATACAACAGCTTTCTTAA
- a CDS encoding JAB domain-containing protein: MSVKKSKRNKQPLVDAYDVFGVMSALLEQPDKPDLNTENLWVIALDKGESILNLELCGMGSYRTVVKEPADILSIPLQKKAFGIVLIHNCPTGDLTPSEEDIDITDRLHQAAAIVGIKLLDHLIITEGSFYDFKNNGLMDQIYKSGKYLPSHEMEQRLKKEISDMTKKMTSVEQSGKNIGKIEGKLEIAEAMLKDGYDLEKVASITGLSLSQVKKLV, encoded by the coding sequence ATGTCAGTCAAGAAAAGTAAGAGAAATAAGCAACCTCTTGTGGACGCTTATGATGTTTTTGGGGTGATGTCTGCGTTATTAGAACAACCAGATAAGCCAGATCTGAATACGGAAAACTTATGGGTAATTGCGTTAGATAAAGGAGAAAGTATTTTAAATCTTGAACTCTGCGGCATGGGTAGCTATCGTACAGTAGTAAAAGAGCCAGCAGATATATTGAGCATACCTTTACAAAAGAAAGCTTTTGGTATTGTCCTGATTCATAACTGCCCAACAGGGGATTTAACCCCATCTGAAGAAGACATAGATATTACAGATCGTCTCCATCAGGCAGCAGCTATAGTGGGTATCAAGCTATTAGATCATCTCATCATTACAGAAGGTAGTTTTTATGATTTTAAAAACAATGGCTTGATGGATCAGATATATAAAAGTGGCAAGTATCTCCCTAGTCATGAGATGGAACAAAGACTCAAAAAAGAAATAAGCGATATGACTAAAAAAATGACTTCTGTTGAGCAATCAGGAAAAAATATAGGGAAAATAGAGGGAAAACTAGAAATAGCTGAAGCTATGCTTAAAGATGGCTATGACCTAGAAAAAGTTGCAAGCATAACGGGTCTGTCTCTGAGCCAAGTAAAAAAACTTGTATGA
- a CDS encoding transposase: MVYSRFLTKNIVERALASELDNHLGYSKYVRNHSDNSRNSSYNKRLTTDQGGIDLDVPRDRSGIFEPMIVPKH; the protein is encoded by the coding sequence ATGGTCTATTCAAGGTTTTTAACGAAAAATATAGTAGAGCGGGCTCTAGCCTCTGAGTTAGACAATCATTTAGGGTATAGTAAATATGTTAGAAACCATTCTGATAATTCCAGAAATAGCAGCTACAACAAGCGCTTAACCACGGATCAGGGAGGGATAGACTTGGATGTTCCAAGAGATAGATCGGGTATATTTGAACCTATGATTGTTCCGAAGCATTAG